In the genome of Metabacillus litoralis, the window CATAAAATCTAAATGCGGTTCCTATTACTAAGTATTACATTTCTTTTTTTATTGCAGCATCTAAAGCAACAACAATCATATCATTAAAGGTAGTTTGACGTTCCTCAGCAGTTGTTTCTTCTCCAGTTAAGATATGGTCGCTAACTGTTAGAACTGATAATGCTTTACGACCAAATTTTGCTGCTAATGTATACAATGCTGCAGACTCCATTTCAATTGCAAGTATGCCATATCTAGCCCATTTCTCAAGTTCAGCGTTATCATTATAAAACATATCAGCTGTAAAGATGTTTCCAACTTTAAGATTAAGTCCTTTTTCAAGACCAGTATCATACGCTTTTTTAAGTAGCTCAAAATTAGCAGTCGGCGCATAATCAACTCCACCAAACGTTAAGCGATTCATTTGTGAATCTGTTGAAGCACTCATTGCTAAAATAACATCTCTTACCTTAACATCCTTTTGAATGGCACCGCATGTACCTACTCTAATAAGGTTTTGAACGCCATAACTGTTCATAAGTTCATTTATGTATATTGAAATAGATGGGACTCCCATCCCTGTACCTTGTACTGAAATACGCTCACCTTTATATGTACCAGTAAAACCAAGCATCCCCCTAACTTCATTATAACAAGATACATCTTCTAAAAATGTTTCTGCTATATACTTAGCACGTAGTGGATCACCTGGTAAGAGGACCGTTTCTGCTATTTCATTTTCTTTTGCTCCAATATGTACACTCATTTATAAAACCTCCAATTCTAATAGTACAAAGAGTAAATTTACTATACCATATTACATGAAATTTTTAAAAAATTATAGGAAACATTAATTAACATTAATCTTCCTTCAACCTTTCATGCAAAACAAATTTTGTCAGCTTTATCGTGAGCCGATATGGACATGATATAAAAGTAAACAGTTTAGGGAGGTAATTTCGCATGAAAAAGAAACTCGAACAAGCCGTACAACATGCAAATGAAACAAACCCAGGTTCCCGAAATGGAACTCAGCCTCATGAATCCAAGAACGCTAAAAAGAAAAAAACACATGCGACAAATAGATCTAATGAGATTTAAGGAGGTGGGTTATCATGGGTAAAAAGCATCGAAACAGAAATACACCTAAGAAAAATAATCACATTCCCCCTGAAGTGATTGCAGCTGAGGAAACAGCTCATTCAAAAGAACATACTTCAGATAAACGTAAAAATGGTCCTGGTCATCATATTTAATATTAAAAAGCTGACAGAATTAAGTTTCTGTCAGCTTTTATCTCACATGTATTCGGTTGATAATCTGCCATCCTTGTGGATAAAGCTTGTAATAAGTTTGCCCCTTTTTTCCCTCATCAATTAAAACAATATCACCTGTGCTTAAATACCTTGCATCATAATCTGTAGGCATGCGATCCGCCACATTAAAAGTTTGAAATACTTTTTCTAAAACATCCTTGTGGTTATTTCCTTCAAGAATAAGCCGATAAACATCTTTGTACCCTTTTTTCTCTCCAAAACTTGGAGTTTGGAAAATGGTAATATCAAAAGATAAAGTACGTTTTCTTACTAACAAGGAATAGACCATATTTCTCCCCCTCTACGAATCCATTTCATACTATTATAATTAGCTATTAAGAGGGGAATTCCTTTATCTAATACCTTCTATTTTTGTCGATAAATTGATGGATTTTAGCAAATATTGTAGACAAAATAACCAACCAAATAAAACCTACACTCCAACCTGCTAATACGTCTGTTAGATAATGAACACCTAAATACATTCTACTAACACCGATTAAAAATACTAGTACAGCTGTCATAACAGCTGCTGTCATTCTTTTTTTATGTTCTTTTATTATGTAAAATACCAATAAAAAGCAAATAAATCCATAAATGGCTGCTGAATTCATAGCATGTCCACTAGGGAAGCTATAATGAGATGCTTCATAAACGGCGTCAAACGATGGTCGTTCCCGCGAGAATACCTCTTTTAATTGATAATTAAGCTGCCTAACACTGTAAAGCGTCACAAATAAAAAAATGACTCCAACTATTTTTCGCTTAAATAAAAAATATAGTCCAATAACAAGACATAGTGGTAAATAAAACTTTAATGATCCCAGTTCGGTAATGACCAAAAATACGTCTGTTAAGAATGGTAAGCGTAATTTCTCAAAAAAAAGAGTAACACTTACATCTACGTTGTAAAAAAAATCAGTTGAATAAACAGATGCACAGGTTACAAAAATAAAACATGCAGCAATTACAAACCAGTTCACACCACTTACCTCCAAATCCTTTTACTTCTTTAAAGGGAAACATTCTATCAAGTAAAAAAGACCGACTATGAACGTATCGGTCTTTTTCTATAATTATAATCTATTATAAAAAATAGATGATTATACCTTTTTATGCTTTGATTGTTCGCGGTGACCGGGTGCTGGCTTCTGTTTATAAGCATATTCCTCTGCTGTTTCTGTATCTCTATGAGCCATTATGGCCTTTTGTTCAGGACTATTATGATGTTTTTTAGACAAGACGCTCACCTCACTCAGTAAAGTTAATTCAGAGTTAGTTTCTCTTTCTTCATTAAAAACATTCACATGTTAATTAGGGGACTCCTATAACCATAGGTCAACTCCCCTCATAAAGAGGGGAAATTTTATTGACCATCGGCACCATTTAAGGTTACTCTTCGAATATGATCATCTTCAAAGCCATTTTCTCTAAGTTTCT includes:
- the deoD gene encoding purine-nucleoside phosphorylase, producing the protein MSVHIGAKENEIAETVLLPGDPLRAKYIAETFLEDVSCYNEVRGMLGFTGTYKGERISVQGTGMGVPSISIYINELMNSYGVQNLIRVGTCGAIQKDVKVRDVILAMSASTDSQMNRLTFGGVDYAPTANFELLKKAYDTGLEKGLNLKVGNIFTADMFYNDNAELEKWARYGILAIEMESAALYTLAAKFGRKALSVLTVSDHILTGEETTAEERQTTFNDMIVVALDAAIKKEM
- a CDS encoding YodL domain-containing protein, translating into MVYSLLVRKRTLSFDITIFQTPSFGEKKGYKDVYRLILEGNNHKDVLEKVFQTFNVADRMPTDYDARYLSTGDIVLIDEGKKGQTYYKLYPQGWQIINRIHVR
- a CDS encoding phosphatase PAP2 family protein; this encodes MNWFVIAACFIFVTCASVYSTDFFYNVDVSVTLFFEKLRLPFLTDVFLVITELGSLKFYLPLCLVIGLYFLFKRKIVGVIFLFVTLYSVRQLNYQLKEVFSRERPSFDAVYEASHYSFPSGHAMNSAAIYGFICFLLVFYIIKEHKKRMTAAVMTAVLVFLIGVSRMYLGVHYLTDVLAGWSVGFIWLVILSTIFAKIHQFIDKNRRY